CGGACGACAATAATCTTGAGCAACTGCTATCTCTGCTAAACCGCTTAAAACATCAACCGCAGCAACAGCACGAGAAACATTACGAATTAACTCAGCTTCTTGGGCAACTTCTGTCCTCAAACTAACAAAAATTTCATACTCCAACCGATTTAAATCTTCTCGCGCCGTCAGAATTCTGTTTTCTCTTTCCTTCAATTCAGGTGTAATATATCTTTCTTCATTAGTCAGAGTTTGTTTGCGAATATAATTATCAGGAACTTGGTCAGCTTTCGCCCGCGAAATGCTAATATAATAACCAAAAGATTTTGTATAACCTACTTTTAAATTAGAAATACCAGTTCTAGTTCTTTCTGTTGCTTCTAAATTCGCCAACCATTTTTGATCGTCTTCCGCTTCTTCACGCATAGCATCTAATTGGGAATTAATTCCAGGGCGAATTAAACCACCTTCCGTAATATGAATTGGCGGAGATTCTACTAAGTGATTATGCAGTCTTTGGGCTAATTGCTCTAAAATTGGCGGAACTTTTTGTAAAGCTCTTAAATAAGGCGATCGAGCATTTTCTACTAATTTTGCCAATGCTGGTAAACGTTGCAAAGAATCAGCTAAAGCAACTAAATCTCTGGCGCTAGCGGTTCCCGAACCTGCACGTCCTGTCAATCTTTCTAAATCGTAAATTTGCCGTAACAATTGACGTAATTCATGACGCAAAGAAACATTTTCAAATAATTCTTGAATTGTATCTTGTCTAGCATTAATTCCTTTAATATCTAATAAAGGTTGTAATAACCAACGCCGCAAAGAACGCCCACCCATTGCTGTGCAAGTTTGATCGATCGCCCATAATAAAGAACCATGAAAAGTTCCATCTCTAACAGTTTGCGTAATCTCTAAATTGCGGCGAGTTTGATGATCGATAATTAAAAAATCTGTTAAAGTATAAGTCCGTAAAGGTTGCAAAGGAACTTGATTATTTTTTTGTGTATCTTCTAAATATTGTAATAACCCTCCAGCAGCACGCACCGCTAAAGGGAGATGTTCGCAACCTAAACCTTCAAGCGATCGAACTTTGAATTTCTGCAAAAGCCGCTGTTTCGCCTCACCTAAAGTAAAAGGAATTTGCGGACGTAAAGCATAACAAAAAGCTGGCGGTAAAACATCTGGTAAATGTTCTGACTTCTCCCCCGGACGTAGTAAACTACCTAAATCGGGCGCATTAGTTGGAATCAAAACTTCCGCAGGTTGTAAACGCATTAATTCCTGAGATAAATGCTCTAAATTACTCGATTGAATCGTTAAGAATTCCCCAGTAGAAATATCTGCATAAGCTAAACCCCAATGGGTATTAGCAATTACAACTGCTGCTAAATAATTGTTCCGCCGCGCCTTTAACATTCCGTCTTCTAACAACGTTCCCGGCGTAAGAACTCGCGTCACTTCTCGCTTCACTAAACCTACCGCATCAGCAGAATCTTCGACTTGATCGCAAATTACAACTGCATAGCCTTTTTCTACTAATTGAGTAGTGTATCGTTCCCAAGCATGATGGGGTACACCTGTCATTGGTACTCTACCAACTTCTCCCCCATGTTTGCTGGTTAAAACTAATTCTAATTCCCTAGCTACAGTAATCGCATCTTGAAAGAAAGTTTCAAAGAAATCTCCGACTCTATATAATAATAATGAGTGAGGATAGTTATCTTTCACTTCAACATAATGCTGATACATTTTGCTGAGTTTTTCTCGATCGAGAACTCGATAATCAGCATTAGGCATCTGTTCTTCTTGAACTTTATTATTTTTGCGATTTGGAGTAGATGCAGAGGATTTCATGGAATTGTTGACTTTGTACATTGATTCTTTGAATTAATAAAAGTACGATAAATTTCAATAGTTTAATTTGAGGCTAAGGAAGTGCGATTTTTGCTGTAAATAGATAGTGCCAGTTACGTAAGTTGTATAGTTTTTTTGGTCAATATAAGTACGATACATCAAAATGTTACTTCCTGGCTACCTTACCTTGATTATCTTATTGTTCACTTTGGCATATCCCATACTTTTTTAGCCAACTGAGTCAGCATCTCTTGACGCTTTTCAATTGATTGAGATGTCCATTGTTCAAAAGGCTCTATGTCTTGTAATGCTCTGTCAATTGCTGTATCTACCCCAACAGTAACTTTTTTAGCAATTGCTCTGGACAATAAAAATTTTGATGTAGGATAAGCTTCTTTCTTGTCTTTGAATGGTTTGTTACCCACTGAGGCATTAATGGATTTCTCTAAGAGAGTTAGATTACCTAAACGAGCAATATATTTTTCAATTTCTTCTGGCTTATCAAAAGATAATTTGATTTCTAGCTCAGGAGTTTGAGGTAATATATGTTCAATTTCTACAGTCTTATTTATATATGATTTCAATTCAATTTCTGTATTATACGCACTCTCATCAACATACTGTACTAATTTAGCTAGAATATAACGCATCTGAGTTTTTGGTACTGATTTCTCTTTTAATCCACTAAAAGCAAGTTCAAAATGTTCAGCTACTTTTTGTTTCGCTGGCTGAATTTGCTCGATAATAAATTTATCCAGCTTTTCTTTGTCTGTAACTTTATTGATCTGCGAACACCACTGAGCAAACCGCCTTTCAAAATTGCTGGTAGGTTCGCGTGTAATTAGATATGCAAAAAAGAGGTTTTCAACCTGCCGACATAATTCATTAAAACAGTCTGTGGATAAGTTTTGGCCAGCTAATAATAGCATTAAAGGCATACGAGCAGCACTGCTGAGATGCTGGATATTTTCTAAATAACGATTATTTTTTCCCTGTACATCTTTACCCTCAGTAAAGTTAACGTAAGCTTTAGCTGCATCTAGCATACTATCAACGAAAGCAGTTGGTTGATTTTCGTATAATTTCCTATTTTTTTCATTCAAAAACCATCTAAATATTTCTTCTCTTCTCAATGTATCTACTTCATATCTGGATAATATGAAGTAGCGGATAAAGCGCATCGGATCTTCTTTAGCAATAAATAGTGTATCTATTATTTTTTTCCACTGTTTTGCAATATGGTCATACTCCTTCTTATCAGCTTTCATGAACATCAAATTTTTGACTAAATCTATGGGATTTAAACTTAAACCACGATTATTAATAGTTGCAAAAACTCGCAGTGCATCTGCTACACTCGCTGTTTTAACTCTAACCAATTTTACATTTTTATTGAAGTAAGCATAAAATTTCTTTACGGTTTGCAAACTAGCATCATTCTCTGAAAACTGTCGTTCTAATAAACTAATAATCAATTCGTAAGCATTTATTATATTTTGAGAAGATCGAGTTTCTGGGATTTGAGAGTTTAATTTATCTTGCTGAGCAATTTTTTCTAATACTCCACAACTATCTCTGTATTGCAGAGTAATTCTATAACGAAATATATTGTTTCCTTCGTTATCAATATCTGTAGATGCAATTTGACTCTTTAATAGCTCTATAGATTCACCTGGTTTAAGTTTTTCTAAATAATCTCGGACAGCACATAGAACCAGATAAGCCGTTGTCATTCTTTGCTGTCCATCAATCACTTCATATAAACCGTCAAGTCGCATACAAACTATGATGCTACCTATAAAATATTCAGAACTTGAGCTAGAGTCACTGGCAGAAAACTCGTCGTAGATATCTTGAAAAAACTCGCTAACCTGTTTTTCTTCCCAGACATACTCACGCTGATAACTGGGGACTATGTAAAAATCATTAAAAAGCTTGCCCAGTGTTAAGTCTTGAGATTCGATAGTTGCCATGAGCATTCCCCTCAAAGATGAACTTTCTATATGCACTTTCCTAAAGTGTTGCGCTCGGTATACTTCAGAGCATTGATTAAGCAACCTTTAAATTAGATGAGACAGGATGCTTAGTATAGTATTCCCAGACTCTAGATCTATTCTCACATTACCCCCTCGATAAAATCCAACAAAATTCGCTGATGTCGATCGCCTAACGGACGCACCTCCCCCGCAACTTCCGAATAACACTCACCTTTCTGAATATCAGCAACGCTTAACAACCCCATATCCCAACCTTCACCTAACACTAAATCCTTTAATTCAACCGTTAACTCTCCATGAAAAACATGACGTACTACCTTTGGATCTTCATAATTACGGAAATGCTGTAAAATCGAAGGAACATAACCGATTTCCTCTTTTAACTCTCGTTTCACTGCGATTTCTGGAGGTTCGTTTGGTTCGAGATGTCCGCCAAAAAAAGCCCAATAACCGGGATAAACAATAGTCGGAATATTGTCCCGCAACTGCATTAAAAATTTGCCATCCCGGTAAAGAATTGCTACTGCTACATGAGCAATTTTGGTATTCACAGTCTCTTTTGCTCCTCTATATAAAACTCACCAAACTCTTGACCACCCGCAGGCACGCTTTTATACAAAACCTTACCTTGAATAACTATTTCTTGTTTTTGTTTGGGAAAAGCTTCTTTTGTTACAACAGTAATAGTGCCAGTATTATCTTTTAATTCGTAAGCGCGTTTTTCCACAAAAGGAATTAACTTAACGACATTCCCTTGTAAATAAACAGTAGAATTAACTTTGTTTTGCTGCTTAATTTCACTAACATTGGTTACAGGAGCATTAGGAGATAAAATACTAATTCCTGAGTCGTTGACTTTGGAACAACTGAATAACCCACCCACCAAAAGGGTAATTGTCCCGACTTGTAGCATTTGAATTAACTCTTGTTTCATCGCAGTTCCTCAAACCGATCGCTAACTCACTAGATATTTATAACTAAAAAACTACTAGATTATCCCTGAGATAGAAGCAATCTGCCAATTGTAGTCGCAAAAATTTTAGTTTCTTCAGATAACCACTAGGAAAAATCAAAAATAACTCTAAAATTCTCCATCAAACTAACCAGTATTTGAGAAACTAGTAGATCTAATGGTTCCAGACTATCAATTTAATTAACTATGGAAGCAAAAATATTAGATGGTAAAGCTTTAGCCCAAAAAATTCAAACCGAGCTAAAACAGCAAGTAGAAGAATTAACACCGAAAATTGGCCGCCCTCCAGGGTTAGCAGTACTCATGGTGGGGGATAATCCAGCTAGCGCCGCTTATGTCCGAAATAAAGAACGCTCTTGCGAAAAAGTGGGAATCGCTTCTTTTGGTAAACACTTCCCCACAGACACCACTCAGGAAGAACTAACAAAAGTAATTGAAGAACTGAACAAAGACGATCGCGTTGATGGCATTTTAGTCCAATTACCACTCCCAGATCATCTCGATTCCGTCGCCTTATTGCACCACATCGACCCAGATAAAGACGCAGACGGACTTCACGCAGTCAACTTAGGACGCTTGGTAAGAGGTGAACCAGGATTACGCAGCTGCACGCCCGCCGGAGTCATGCGCCTGATGGAAGAATATCAAATACCACTCAAAGGCAAAAAAGCCGTAGTCGTCGGACGCAGTATTTTAGTCGGTAAACCACTTGCATTAATGTTACTAGCTGCCGATGCCACAGTGACGATCGCGCACTCCCGCAGCCACAACTTAGGCGAAATCACCCGCGACGCAGATATTTTAGTCGCCGCCGCCGGACGCAAAGACTTAATCACCGCCGATATGGTTAAACCTGGAGCCATTGTCATCGATGTCGGCATTAACCGCGTCACCGACGAAGCAGGTAACTCTCGCTTAGTCGGCGATGTCAACTATGATGCCGTCAAAACCATCGCCGGATACATCACCCCCGTCCCCGGTGGCATTGGCCCGATGACCGTCGCTATATTATTAGCCAATACCGTCTGGAGTTACAGCCAGAAAAAATGATTGGGGAAAGGCAGAAGGCAGAAGGCAGAAGGCAGAAGGCAGAAGGCAGAAGGCAGAAGGCAGAGGGCAGAAGGCAGAAGGCAGAAGGCAGAAGGCAGAAGGCAGAAGGCANGAGGGCAGAAGGCAGAGGGCAGAAGGCAGAAGGTAAAAATCTCTTTATCCCCTTGTCTCCTTGTCCCCTTGTCCCCTTGTCCCCTTGTCCCCTTTCCCCCTTTTCCCCTTTTCCCCTTTCCCCTGCTCCCTATTACCAGTGACAAATCTTAAATTTCCCAAATAACGAATCACCCATCCCCTGTAGAATTGTTACGGATGTAGACTCAATCAAGGAATCTTTAAGGATGGTAGCTACAGATGACAAGTTTTCGGTGCAGGGGCAATCTCCTCCATTTGACCTATGTAATTACCTAGCTGAACGGCAAGCTTTGGTGGAAGAAGCTTTGGAGCATTTTCTTCCCGTCATTTACCCAGAAAAAATTTATGAGGCGATGCGCTATTCTTTATTCGCCGGGGGTAAGCGCTTGCGTCCTATTCTGTGTTTAGCTACTTGCGAACTCGCTGGCGGGACGCTAGAAATGGCGATGCCAACAGCTTGTGCTTTAGAGATGATTCACACGATGTCGTTAATCCATGATGATTTACCAGCAATGGATAACGATGATTATCGTCGTGGGAAATTAACCAATCACAAAGTTTATGGCGAAGACATCGCAATTTTGGCAGGTGATGGTTTATTAGCTTATGCCTTTGAAATCGTTGCCCAAACCGAAAATGTACCCGCAGAACGCTTGTTGAAGGTGATTGCTCGTTTAGGTCGGGCGGTGAGTGCGGCTGGCTTAGTGGGTGGTCAGGTAGTTGACCTAGAATGTGAAGGGAAATCAGATGTTACTATTGAGACTCTGAATTTTATTCACACTCATAAAACGGGCGCTCTGCTGGAAGCTTGTGTGGTTTGCGGGGCGATTATTGCTGGGATTTCGGTGACGGATTTGCAAAAGTTGTCTCGTTATGCTGAAAATATTGGGTTAGCATTTCAGATTGTGGATGATGTTCTCGATATTACAGGTACCCAAGAAGAGTTGGGCAAAACGGCAGGCAAAGATTTGCAAGCTCAAAAGGCAACTTACCCTAGCCTTTGGGGTATAGAAGAGTCTAAAGTCAAGGCTCAGCAATTAGTTGCAGATGCTAAAGCGGAACTGGCACTGTTTGGGGAAAATGCTCGACCGCTATTAGCGATCGCAGAATTTATTACCAGTCGCACGAACTAAAAGTCTGTAGAACAGGTAACATTTAGTCAATTTTGTCTCCTACAAGACTTAACATTTAAACCTGCCCACACAATCTACAGCAGAATCCTACATAATCCGAAATTCAATCTAAAAGCCAAACTTGATATGCAGGAATTTTGCCACAGTCTTCTAGAGAACCGCGTATTGCTGGTTGCTCTCATCGCCAGTCTGATTGCTCAAATTACTAAACTCGCCATCGAGTTGGGCAAAAATCGAAAAATTAACATCCGTGTTCTGGTAGAAACAGGCGGGATGCCCAGTGCTCACTCTGCCTTGGTGACAGCCTTGGCAACAGGTGTGGGGCAGAAAATGGGTTGGAATAGTCCTGATTTTGCGATCGCTGCAATCTTTGCCATCATCGTCATGTATGATGCCGCTGGAGTCCGTCAAGCTGCTGGCAAACAAGCACGTATCCTCAATCAAATCATTGATGAGCTATTCCGCGAACATCCCACTTTTAACGAAGACCGCCTCAAAGAATTACTTGGACATACTCCCTTTCAAGTAATTGTTGGCTCGGCTCTTGGTGTGACTATTGGTTTTTTAGCTACACCAGCTTATTGAGCTTTCACGGCAGAGGGACATAGAGGCAAAGGAGATGATAAATAATAAGTAGATTAGTTATGAGAAAGATAAAAGAGTTTTCTCCTGCCTGCTAACAGCTTTTTAAAGTTTTGCATTTTTAGTCTAACTACTGTTCTAAAGCAGGAAGTTTTTGTGAGAACGGGAATAGGAATGGAGAAGTAGGAATGTCAAAAGTATAGATAATTTGAATTTTGGATTAGTGATTAAATCCTTTTTGATTTCAATTTTCTATACGGCAATATCCCTTACTTCTATGTTCCTCGAACCCCCATTCTCCTGCTTCTTTTTCCCTCTGCTGAAAAAGCTTCATCATTACCGATTTTCTACCTGCGGTCTGAGTAATGTAACTCGATTTCCATCTACTAACATTACCAGGAAACCGCGATCGCTTAATAACCGAAAAGTATTGCTAGCATTTCTTTCATTACTAGTATATAAAGCTAAAAGATAAGGTCTTTGTCCAAAAGAAACTAACCCAATTTGTTTACCTAAAAGTTGCTGTAATTGAGTCGCAATTTCTGGTTGATTTCCATAATCAACTAACAAAGCATAACCCCTACCTAATAACCTGGGATTAAAAGCTGGTAAACTCTCTGTTGATGGTTGAGGTTTTCTTGCTTCTTCTCTATTACTTTCAGGAGATGGCGCAGGAGGACGAGGAGAAGGTTTTGGTTTATCAGCAACAAATTCAGCGGCGGCTGTTGGCTCAACCACAAAAGCAGACAACCCAGTAATATCATTGATGTAGCGCACCCAATCTTCTGCGTCTTCCAAGCTACTAAAACCACTCACACGAGTCACAATATTGTCTAAATAGTTGCAAACTACAGTTTTAGTTTTGCTAGGAAGACTTTGCCTTAATAAGCGTTGATTTTGCCGCGTATCTGTAATTATTAATAACAAATATTCACCCGCAGCTGGTGGTTCACAAGCTGTTACACTGGACTGAGCCAATGCACCGTTCACTCCTACACCTAATCCAATAATTGATATTAAAGCGGAACTTAAAGTAGCAAAAGCGCCTTTAATCGCAGTTTGATTCATGGCTCAGTAATGGGTAATACAGTGATAAGTTTTACATGAAATCTTGCACTTTCAAAACTTAAAACTCTAAACTATCTGTCATGTCCAGTTGCATCGATATTATCTGGTAGGGGCGGATTTAGCCAAAAATTGTTCCCTTTCACCAACAATATCTAGACAAAATCCGCCTCTAAAATTCGACAATACACACAATCGATGTCACCAGACATGATGTTAAGCAACACTGGCTAATGAAGCTAAAGCATCGGGAATGGAATTAGATGGTGCTGTGAATTCTCCTGTAACCACGTATTCCAAACGTAGTTTTAACCAGGTAATAAATTGTTGATTTGTGGAGACGATCGCGCAAGCTGGTTGCGGAGTTTTCGCTTTAATAGCTGCCATTTCTGGTGCTTCTAAGAATGCTGGTTGCTTCACTAACCAAAAATCAATTTCTTTTTCTTTTTCGTGATAATCTCTCACTCTTTCCCGTAACACTTCGTCAAGGGGTTCTTCTTCCAACAAAAATTTTTGACTAGCTAAAACGTAGTAATAAGTTGTCATTTGTCAATTGTCCTTCATCATTTGTTATTTGTTGTTTGTCATTTGTCAATCTTCATTTGTCATGTGCGAAACTAAAATAAATAAATTTCTCAGCTATGACCAATAACCAATGACTAATGACCGAGAATAGCTTGTTTCATTTCTCTGACGGCTCGTTCTAAGCCAACTAAAACCGCCCGACTTATTATTGTATGACCAATGTTGAGTTCTTCCATACCTTTAATTGCGGCGACGGGGTAAACATTCCAATAAGTGAGTCCATGTCCTGCGTTTACTCTTAAACCAGAAGCGATCGCCATTTCACAACCTTTCACCAGAACCTCAAGTTCCTTTTCTCGACTCGCTTCATCATGCGCTTCGGCGTATTTCCCCGTATGTAATTCAATAAATTTAGCTTTTACCTTAGCAGATGCCGCAATTTGGGCTTCATCAGCATCAATAAATAAACTTACCGGAATTCCAGCACTTTGCAATTTATCTACTACTAAACTCATGCGATCGACTTGTCCAGCAATATCTAGTCCGCCTTCCGTAGTCACTTCCTCTCGTCGTTCCGGGACTAAAGTTACATAATCTGGTTTAATATCGAGAGCGATCGCCACCATCTCATCTGTCGCCGCCATTTCCAAGTTTAAATGAGTGCGAACCGTTTGTCGCAACAACCGCACATCCCGATCTTGAATATGTCGCCTGTCTTCTCGCAAATGCACAGTAATCCCATCCGCACCCGCCAACTCCGCCAACACCGCTGCTGCTACCGGATCTGGTTCCACAGTGCGACGTGCTTGGCGAATAGTTGCAACATGGTCGATATTAACACCGAGCGTAGGCACTTTTCACTCTCCATTAGCCTCGAATTGTCCGTTTTTCATCTTATCTCAAATCTCTGTTAAATCAGCTTTGTAACTTATGCTTTTTCTTCATCTTCTTTCTGTATAAGTATTATGCGATCGCGTATAAAAAAGAAGTAATAAACAAATGTCCTCTCTATTACAGCTAAATTCTTTTCTAAATTTTGCCGATCGATATAGAATTAGCTAGATTATTTATTTAAGATATGCTTTTTACCACTGATAAAAATATGATATGTTAAACTGACACATATCAGAATAAATACATATCTCAACAAACAAAAAATCAACCAGATTATTCTCTATGTTCAAAATTATTAAAGCACCATCTGTACCCGTTCCACCATTACAACGTTTTTCTGTATTAGGAACCGCTGATACTATTCATGCTGGTAAACCTTTAATTTTAGTTATAGATAATCAATTCAAAGTCACAACTCCACCTATTAGCAGTGAAGGAACTTGGCGATTTGATTTAGCATTACATCAGCCAGGAAAGCACCAGTTAGCAATTTTATTAGATAATGAGCGTCTAGAATTGTCCGTTCAAGTAGGAACAAATTTACACGCTGAAACCGAAGTCGTATCTCCTCCAAATACTCAGCCAATCTCTAATTATCAATCAAACACCATTAGTTTAGAAAAATTAGTGCGAGAAGCACACGAAAAAGGATATTCTGACGTTCATTTATGTGTTGGTAAAGCACCACGTTTTCGCAATCGTGGAGAAATGGAAATCAGCAATTATCCTGTTACTGATGAAACCACATTTATTAATTGGTTAAAAGAGATCCTTACAGAATCAGAGATTAAGCAATTTCAAGAAACTTTAGATTTTGATGGTGCTGCTGGTTATGATTTTGCCAGAGTGCGCGTAAATATTTTTAAAACCATGAAAGGATCGGCAATGGTACTAAGGTTAATTCCTTTAAGAATTCCCACTATCGATCAATTAGGTTTACCAGGAGTCTTTCAGACAATTTGCCACTACCATAAAGGATTAGTATTAGTTACAGGGCCTACTGGATCGGGTAAATCTACGACTTTAGCTGCTATGGTCGATTTTATTAATCGAACTATGAAAAGACATATTATTACTATTGAAGATCCGATCGAATTTGTTCACGAAGACCACAAATCTGTAATTAGTCAAAGAGAAGTAGGCATTCATACAGTAGAATTCGATCGCGCCTTAAAAGCAGCATTAAGAGAAGATCCTGATGTAATTTTAATTGGAGAAATGCGCGATCGATCCACAGTCAACACTGCCCTAAAAGCCGCACAAACTGGGCATTTAGTATTCGGAACATTACACACTAATAGCGCCATTAAAACGATCGAAAGAATTTTAAATCTTTACGAACCAGACGAACAAGAACCGATGTTAACCCAACTTTCTGAATCTCTAGCCGCAATAATTGCTCAATCTTTATTGCGAACTACAGATGGCAGACGCGCCCCAATCCACGACATTTTAATTAACACCGATACCGTCAAAGATTACATTAAACGCGGTGAAGTAGAAGAAACAGAATCAATTATGAAAAAAGGAAACTACGATGGTATGTGTACCATGTTGCAATCAATCTATAACCTTTATTTAGAAGGTAGAATTACTGAAGAAACAGCAATGGAAGCATCAGATAAACCCAATGAAATGAGAATTTTACTCAGTGGTGGGGAAATTTAGACTGGAGAAAAGGGGAAAAGGGGAAGGGGGAAAGGGAAATTTTTATCTTCTGCCCTCTGCCCTCTGCCCTCTGCCTTCTGCCTTTTGATTACTCTTCTCCCCAAACTCGTAATTGGAGATACACTAAAATTAAAGTTATTGCCAACAAAACTGTAGCTGCTGCCGCTGCATAACCAAAATCAAATTGAGCAAAAGCTTGCTCATAAATATAGTAAACCAACAGATTAGTAGAATTTAAAGGCCCCCCACCTGTAACTACATAAACTTGTTCAAAACTTTTTAAAGTAAAAATTGCTGTAGTCACAGTGGCAAAGACTAAAGTAGAGCGTAATCCCGGTAAAGTAATATGCCAAAATTGCTGCCATTCATTAGCACCATCTAATTCTGCCGCTTCATAGCGATTGACGGGAATGGTTTGTAACCCTGCCAAAAATACTACCAAATTAAAACCCAATTGTTTCCAAATACTTAATAAAATTAGAACAGGCATTGCCCAAGTAGTGCTACCTAACCAAGGAATTGGATTGATACCAAAATAACTTATTAAACTATTAACTGGCCCATCAGTTTGAAACAGCCAACGAAACCCTAAACCTGCTGCGACTAAACTAGTAATAGAAGGAATAAAATAAGCTGTGCGTAATAGTCCTCTTAATGCTAGCGATCGATTCAAAAACACCGCTAAACCTAAAGGAATAATTAAGCTAGGAATAACTGTGGCTACAGTAAAGTAAATAGTATTACCAATGACTTGCCAAAAGTCAGAAGTCAGAATCAAGCGTAAGTAGTTTCTGCCACCTACCCAACGCACACCAGCCGCAGTAAAATTACCAGCAGTAAAACTGAGATAAAACAGATAGACGATCGGCCATAAAATGAAAACACTAAGTAATATAATTGCTGGAGTCAAAAAAATCCATGCAGCGATCGCATCATCGTCTAACCAGGATTTACCATATATTTTTAGCCGCAAAACTTCCTCCCTTTTGCTATGAATTTAAACAACATATCAACTGATTCTACCTTTAGCTTAATTTCACCATCAATTCCGAGCAGCCTTTTCATTCAAGGAGAACCCTTAAAATTAGGTATCATGGCTTCTGGGAGTGGCACAAATTTTGAAGCTATTGCTCAAGCGATCGCAGACAAACAGCTAAACGCCCAAGTCCAAGTAGTAATTTATAATAATCCTGAAGCCAAAGTAGTTGCTAGGGCAGAACGTTGGGGCATTCCCGCAGTTCTCATCAATCATCGTAACTTTAAAAGTCGTGAAGATTGTGATGCAAAAATAGTCGAAACACTCCGCCAGCATCAAGTAGAATGGGTGGTCATGGTAGGTTGGATGCGTGTCGTCACACCAACACTTTTAGATGCTTTTCCCAAACGAATAATTAACATTCATCCCAGCTTATTACCCAGCTTTAAAGGTGTACGTGGCGTAGAACAAGCCTTAGCAGCTGGAGTCCGAATTACAGGTTGTACAGTTCACATTGTCGTACCAGAAGTCGATAGTGGCCCAATTTTAATTCAAGCTGCCGTGCCTGTACTCCTCGATGATACCCCTGAAACCCTGCACGCCCGAATTCAAGTACATGAACATAAAATTATTGTTGCTGGAATCGCTTTAGCAGCTGCCCAATCTGCGGATTGGTAGTTTTATAAACTGCTGCAAATTTTATTAGTTTGTGTTGTGCGATCGCACTACAATTCATAATGAAATTATGGGGAATCAAGCTGACTTGATTTAACCGATTGATGCAGAATTAAGCGATTACCAGCAGGGTCATAAGCATAAATTTCTCTACCATGAGAAGCCAGGGTAATTTCCCCTGATGGTGGATATCCTATGGCAATGAGAAGATCGATCGCACTTTCCAAATTCTCCACCTCCAGGCACAAACTCATTCCACTTTGATGCGAGTTACTAAACTCCGAAAAATGCTCAGCTTTCGGTTGAAAAATTCCCAAACGTAACCCACCAGGAAACCTGAATTC
The Phormidium ambiguum IAM M-71 genome window above contains:
- a CDS encoding glyoxalase, translated to MIDAFVTLGVVEFDKVIDFYSKFLNQEPQRFIPNFYGEFRFPGGLRLGIFQPKAEHFSEFSNSHQSGMSLCLEVENLESAIDLLIAIGYPPSGEITLASHGREIYAYDPAGNRLILHQSVKSSQLDSP